From a region of the Nocardioides ginsengisegetis genome:
- a CDS encoding nitroreductase family deazaflavin-dependent oxidoreductase has protein sequence MGLLTPLAVRIGALSWMPKLLPQVVTVDTTLQRVTKGRVSLLDVAGLPNLTLTVPGRKSGIPRSTPLLCVPHDGKWLIAGSYFGGPKMPLWVGNLRATETAEITIGGRTTTVRWRELEGAERARMWQVMLRSWPNYAKYEARTDRLIPVFLLERA, from the coding sequence ATGGGCCTGCTGACTCCCCTCGCCGTCCGCATCGGGGCGCTCTCCTGGATGCCGAAGCTCCTCCCCCAGGTGGTCACCGTCGACACGACGCTCCAGCGCGTCACGAAGGGGCGGGTGAGCCTGCTCGACGTCGCGGGACTGCCCAACCTGACGCTGACCGTGCCCGGGCGCAAGAGCGGCATCCCGCGCTCGACGCCGCTGCTGTGCGTCCCCCACGACGGCAAGTGGCTGATCGCCGGCTCCTACTTCGGCGGTCCGAAGATGCCCCTGTGGGTGGGCAACCTGCGTGCCACCGAGACCGCCGAGATCACCATCGGCGGCCGCACCACCACCGTCCGCTGGCGCGAGCTCGAGGGCGCGGAGCGGGCCCGGATGTGGCAGGTCATGCTGCGCTCCTGGCCCAACTACGCGAAGTACGAGGCCCGCACCGACCGCCTGATCCCCGTCTTCCTGCTCGAGCGCGCCTGA
- a CDS encoding glycoside hydrolase family 13 protein yields the protein MTPSAAPSEPWWKSAVVYQIYPRSFADSNGDGIGDLPGITAHLDHLTALGIDVVWLSPVYPSPQDDNGYDISDYEDVDPVFGSLADLDHLLAELHARGMKLVMDLVVNHTSDEHPWFVESRSSRDDPKRDWYWWRPPAADGGPPNNWGSFFSGSAWERDEATGDYFLHLFSRKQPDLNWENPEVRQAVYAMMRWWLDRGVDGFRMDVINMISKDPALPDGPQAAGAPYGDGGQSFLNGPRIHEFIQEMHAEVFEGRDAELITVGEMPAVTVEHAVLFTDPERRELDMVFQFEHVGLDHGPDGKWDVRTLDLRDLKRSLGRWQEALAERGWNSLYWNNHDQPRIVSRFGDDGAHRTASATMLGTVLHLHRGTPYVYQGEELGMANVGFERVDQLRDIESLNHHAHAVAGGADPVAVMSAIAAMGRDNARTPMQWDAGPHGGFTTGTPWIDVNPDHETVNAAAQVGVEGSVFEHYRRLVALRHDEPVVALGDFTMLLPDHPTVYAFTRRLGDDELLVLGNFSGMQVELPEEVVEPDAALLLGNLTGDVDPAVLRPWEARVLRRAVTGRR from the coding sequence ATGACCCCGTCAGCAGCCCCGTCAGAGCCCTGGTGGAAGTCCGCCGTGGTCTACCAGATCTATCCGCGCAGCTTCGCCGACAGCAACGGCGACGGCATCGGTGACCTGCCCGGAATCACGGCCCACCTCGACCACCTCACGGCGCTCGGCATCGACGTGGTGTGGCTGTCCCCGGTCTACCCCTCGCCGCAGGACGACAACGGCTACGACATCTCCGACTACGAGGACGTCGACCCGGTGTTCGGCTCGCTGGCCGACCTCGACCACCTGCTGGCCGAGCTGCACGCGCGGGGCATGAAGCTGGTGATGGACCTGGTCGTCAACCACACCTCCGACGAGCACCCGTGGTTCGTCGAGTCCCGCTCGTCGCGGGACGACCCCAAGCGGGACTGGTACTGGTGGCGGCCACCAGCGGCCGACGGCGGCCCGCCCAACAACTGGGGATCGTTCTTCTCCGGCTCCGCCTGGGAGCGCGACGAGGCGACCGGCGACTACTTCCTGCACCTGTTCAGCCGCAAGCAGCCCGACCTCAACTGGGAGAACCCGGAGGTGCGGCAGGCGGTCTACGCGATGATGCGCTGGTGGCTGGACCGCGGGGTCGACGGGTTCCGCATGGACGTCATCAACATGATCTCCAAGGACCCAGCGCTGCCCGACGGCCCGCAAGCCGCGGGGGCGCCGTACGGCGACGGCGGTCAGAGCTTCCTCAACGGGCCGCGCATCCACGAGTTCATCCAGGAGATGCACGCCGAGGTCTTCGAGGGCCGTGACGCCGAGCTGATCACCGTCGGCGAGATGCCGGCGGTCACCGTCGAGCACGCGGTCCTGTTCACCGACCCCGAGCGGCGTGAGCTCGACATGGTCTTCCAGTTCGAGCACGTGGGCCTCGACCACGGACCGGATGGCAAGTGGGACGTGCGCACCCTCGACCTCCGCGACCTCAAGCGGTCGCTCGGGCGCTGGCAGGAGGCGCTGGCCGAGCGCGGGTGGAACAGCCTCTACTGGAACAACCACGACCAGCCGCGCATCGTGTCGCGCTTCGGCGACGACGGCGCGCACCGGACGGCCTCGGCCACGATGCTCGGGACCGTGCTGCACCTGCACCGGGGGACGCCGTACGTCTACCAGGGCGAGGAGCTCGGCATGGCCAACGTCGGCTTCGAGCGCGTGGACCAGCTGCGCGACATCGAGTCGCTCAACCACCACGCGCACGCCGTCGCCGGCGGCGCGGACCCCGTTGCGGTGATGTCCGCCATCGCCGCGATGGGGCGCGACAACGCGCGGACCCCGATGCAGTGGGACGCCGGACCCCACGGTGGCTTCACGACCGGTACGCCGTGGATCGACGTCAACCCGGACCACGAGACCGTCAACGCGGCCGCCCAGGTCGGTGTGGAGGGCTCGGTCTTCGAGCACTACCGGCGGCTGGTCGCGTTGCGGCACGACGAGCCGGTCGTGGCTCTCGGCGACTTCACGATGCTGCTCCCGGACCATCCGACGGTCTATGCGTTCACCCGCCGCCTCGGCGACGACGAGCTGCTGGTGCTGGGCAACTTCTCCGGCATGCAGGTCGAGCTGCCCGAGGAGGTGGTCGAGCCGGACGCCGCGCTGCTGCTGGGCAACCTCACGGGTGACGTCGACCCGGCGGTGCTGCGGCCGTGGGAGGCGCGGGTGCTGCGCCGCGCCGTCACTGGACGACGCTGA
- a CDS encoding sulfate ABC transporter permease subunit, whose amino-acid sequence MASSAVKNESLLVKWGLRLLVVGYLFFLVAWPTSLVAKETFAHGTQGIREALADPDVVHALQLTGQVAVAAVLINLVFGVGMSLLLVRFNFPGKRVLSALIDVPLSVSPVVVGLALVLVYNGRFGWFGPTLEANGLQVIFAKPGMIMATCFVALPLVIREVVPVLEEMGDDQEQAARSLGADAWQTFRRITLPGIKWAIVYGVVLSLARSLGEFGAVKVVAGNIGGETQVATVLVQQKYQNFQQETAYSMSFMLAFAAVLCLIVVALLRPKEDKK is encoded by the coding sequence GAAGTGGGGCCTGCGCCTGCTCGTGGTCGGCTACCTCTTCTTCCTGGTCGCCTGGCCCACCTCGCTGGTGGCGAAGGAGACCTTCGCCCACGGCACCCAGGGCATCCGCGAGGCGCTGGCCGATCCCGACGTCGTGCACGCGCTGCAGCTCACGGGCCAGGTCGCCGTCGCGGCGGTCCTGATCAACCTGGTGTTCGGCGTGGGCATGTCCCTGCTGCTCGTCCGGTTCAACTTCCCGGGCAAGCGCGTCCTGTCGGCGCTGATCGACGTACCCCTGTCGGTCTCGCCGGTCGTGGTGGGCCTGGCGCTCGTGCTGGTCTACAACGGCCGGTTCGGCTGGTTCGGCCCGACCCTGGAGGCCAACGGCCTGCAGGTGATCTTCGCCAAGCCCGGCATGATCATGGCGACCTGCTTCGTGGCCCTGCCGCTGGTGATCCGCGAGGTCGTGCCCGTGCTCGAGGAGATGGGTGACGACCAGGAACAGGCCGCGCGCAGCCTCGGTGCCGACGCGTGGCAGACGTTCCGCCGGATCACCCTGCCCGGCATCAAGTGGGCGATCGTCTACGGCGTCGTGCTCAGCCTGGCCCGGTCCCTCGGTGAGTTCGGCGCGGTGAAGGTCGTCGCCGGCAACATCGGCGGCGAGACCCAGGTCGCGACCGTCCTCGTCCAGCAGAAGTACCAGAACTTCCAGCAGGAGACGGCCTACTCGATGTCGTTCATGCTCGCCTTCGCGGCGGTGCTGTGCCTCATCGTGGTCGCCCTGCTGCGTCCGAAGGAGGACAAGAAATGA
- a CDS encoding metallophosphoesterase, producing the protein MPVQLGQYPAPHHVVAHLSDPHLLADRLQYGVIDTVAGLQRALTRLSHVDPPPQALVFTGDLADKAEPAAYARLREVVEPAAAAMGAQVVWVMGNHDERAPYARALFDEDAGPDGAERPQDRVHDVDGLRIVALDTSVPDYHHGEITDEQLTWLADVLSTPAPHGTLLALHHPPIPVPMLRAAEIIELLDQDRLAAVLEGADVRGILGGHFHFSSYSTFAGIPVSVASATCYTSDPAPVDRFVSGVDGHQSVNVLHVYDDRVVTTLVPLADAPEVSGFPADVVAQVEALSPEERREILSRKSSGFYTSSADGED; encoded by the coding sequence GTGCCCGTCCAGCTCGGCCAGTACCCCGCGCCGCACCACGTCGTCGCCCACCTCAGCGACCCGCACCTGCTCGCCGACCGGCTCCAGTACGGCGTCATCGACACCGTCGCCGGCCTGCAGCGGGCCCTGACCCGGCTGTCCCACGTCGACCCGCCGCCACAGGCCCTCGTGTTCACCGGGGACCTCGCCGACAAGGCCGAGCCGGCGGCGTACGCCCGACTGCGTGAGGTCGTCGAGCCGGCCGCGGCCGCGATGGGGGCGCAGGTCGTCTGGGTGATGGGCAACCACGACGAACGGGCGCCCTACGCCCGGGCGCTGTTCGACGAGGATGCCGGCCCCGACGGCGCCGAGCGTCCCCAGGACCGGGTCCACGACGTCGACGGGCTGCGGATCGTCGCCCTCGACACGAGCGTCCCCGACTACCACCACGGCGAGATCACCGACGAGCAGCTCACCTGGCTGGCCGACGTGCTCAGCACACCGGCGCCGCACGGCACCCTGCTCGCGCTGCACCACCCGCCGATCCCGGTGCCGATGCTGCGCGCCGCCGAGATCATCGAGCTCCTCGACCAGGACCGGCTGGCGGCGGTGCTCGAGGGCGCCGACGTACGGGGCATCCTCGGCGGCCACTTCCACTTCTCGTCCTACTCCACCTTCGCCGGGATCCCGGTCTCCGTGGCCTCGGCGACCTGCTACACCTCCGACCCGGCGCCCGTGGACCGCTTCGTGTCCGGCGTCGACGGGCACCAGTCGGTCAACGTGCTCCACGTGTACGACGACCGCGTGGTCACCACGCTCGTCCCCCTCGCCGACGCGCCGGAGGTGAGCGGCTTCCCCGCCGACGTCGTGGCACAGGTCGAGGCGCTCAGCCCCGAGGAGAGGCGCGAGATCCTGTCGCGCAAGAGCTCCGGCTTCTACACGAGCAGTGCCGACGGGGAGGACTGA
- a CDS encoding sulfate/molybdate ABC transporter ATP-binding protein, with product MSIDVSGVSKRFGDFVALDDVSVSLPTGQLTALLGPSGGGKSTLLRIIAGLDSADEGSVSIEGTDATKLPPQKRNVGFVFQHYAVFKHMTVAKNVAFGLEIRKRPKAEIAAKVDELLRLVHLQQFAHRLPSQLSGGQRQRMALARALAVEPKVLLLDEPFGALDAKVRKELRDWLRRLHDEVHVTTVFVTHDQEEALEVADEIVVINDGRVEQVGTPDELYDAPASDFVMSFLGEVTTLGGVLLRPHDITVSLAPTLAGAVPGRVTRVLRVGFEVRVTVTAEDGSDITVVMTRTHARSLGIDEGVQVWLTPENGALTVPVMKKRTDGSLLESAV from the coding sequence ATGAGTATCGACGTCTCCGGCGTCTCGAAGCGCTTCGGCGACTTCGTCGCCCTCGATGACGTGTCGGTGTCCCTGCCGACCGGCCAGCTGACCGCCCTGCTCGGGCCGTCGGGTGGCGGCAAGTCCACCCTGCTCCGGATCATCGCCGGCCTCGACAGCGCCGACGAGGGGTCGGTCAGCATCGAGGGCACCGACGCCACGAAGCTGCCGCCCCAGAAGCGCAACGTGGGCTTCGTGTTCCAGCACTACGCAGTCTTCAAGCACATGACCGTGGCCAAGAACGTCGCGTTCGGCCTCGAGATCCGCAAGCGGCCCAAGGCCGAGATCGCCGCGAAGGTCGACGAGCTGCTCCGGCTCGTCCACCTCCAGCAGTTCGCCCACCGGCTGCCCTCGCAGCTCTCGGGCGGCCAGCGTCAGCGGATGGCGCTCGCGCGCGCCCTCGCCGTGGAGCCGAAGGTGCTGCTCCTCGACGAGCCGTTCGGTGCGCTCGACGCCAAGGTCCGCAAGGAGCTGCGCGACTGGCTGCGCCGCCTGCACGACGAGGTGCACGTGACGACGGTGTTCGTGACCCACGACCAGGAGGAGGCCCTCGAGGTCGCCGACGAGATCGTGGTGATCAACGACGGGCGCGTGGAGCAGGTGGGCACCCCCGACGAGCTGTACGACGCCCCCGCGAGCGACTTCGTCATGTCGTTCCTCGGCGAGGTCACGACGCTCGGCGGCGTACTGCTCCGTCCGCACGACATCACCGTGTCGCTGGCGCCCACCCTCGCGGGTGCCGTGCCCGGCCGGGTGACGCGGGTGCTCCGCGTCGGCTTCGAGGTGCGGGTGACCGTCACCGCCGAGGACGGCTCGGACATCACCGTCGTGATGACCCGGACCCACGCCCGCTCGCTCGGGATCGACGAAGGCGTCCAGGTCTGGCTGACCCCGGAGAACGGCGCCCTCACCGTGCCGGTCATGAAGAAGCGGACCGACGGCTCGCTCCTGGAGTCCGCCGTCTGA
- a CDS encoding YajQ family cyclic di-GMP-binding protein: MADSSFDIVSKLDRQEVDNALGQTAREVATRFDFKGTGAKIEWSGDTGVEIEASADDRATAVLDVFKDKLIKRNQSLKILDASEPRQSGQVSKISITLKEGITSEDAKKISKLIRDEGPKGVKAQIQGDELRISSKKRDDLQAVQALVKGQDLDFAVQFTNYR, encoded by the coding sequence ATGGCCGACTCGTCGTTCGACATCGTCAGCAAGCTCGACCGCCAGGAGGTCGACAACGCCCTCGGACAGACCGCCCGCGAGGTCGCCACCCGCTTCGACTTCAAGGGCACCGGCGCGAAGATCGAGTGGTCCGGCGACACCGGCGTCGAGATCGAGGCGTCGGCCGACGACCGCGCGACCGCCGTCCTCGACGTCTTCAAGGACAAGCTGATCAAGCGCAACCAGAGCCTGAAGATCCTCGACGCCTCCGAGCCGCGCCAGTCCGGCCAGGTCAGCAAGATCTCGATCACCCTCAAGGAGGGGATCACCTCCGAGGACGCCAAGAAGATCTCCAAGCTGATCCGCGACGAGGGCCCCAAGGGCGTCAAGGCGCAGATCCAGGGCGACGAGCTCCGGATCTCCTCCAAGAAGCGCGACGACCTCCAGGCCGTCCAGGCGCTGGTCAAGGGCCAGGACCTCGACTTCGCGGTGCAGTTCACCAACTACCGCTGA
- the fahA gene encoding fumarylacetoacetase, which produces MSTATWVEGAAGSLFDVDNLPWGVFSRPGEDPRVGVRIGDRVLDLAPVAAAEMLDVHHVFQESSLNALMAEGRAVRTSVRRWLTGLLTDETERDLVEPHLVPLADVTMHLAIEVADYVDFYASLDHASNVGRIFRPDQEPLLPNWRHLPVGYHGRSGTVVASGTPVVRPCGQRKAPTEDTPTYGPSRRLDIEAELGFVVGTPTAMGDRVEVDAFADHVFGVVGLNDWSARDIQAWEYVPLGPFLGKSFATSISQWVTPVEALDAAWVDLPGQDPRPLDYLSPDTARGLDIDVEIELNGEVVSRPPYRSMYWSPAQMLAHITVNGASLRTGDLYGSGTISGPDRDQRGSFLELSWGGTEPFAGGHTFLEDGDEVVLRYTAPGTSGGRIALGEVTGRIEPAR; this is translated from the coding sequence ATGAGCACCGCCACCTGGGTCGAGGGCGCCGCCGGCTCCCTCTTCGATGTCGACAACCTGCCGTGGGGCGTGTTCTCGCGACCCGGCGAGGACCCGCGCGTCGGCGTCCGGATCGGCGACCGGGTCCTGGACCTCGCCCCGGTCGCGGCCGCCGAGATGCTCGACGTGCACCACGTCTTCCAGGAGTCCTCGCTCAACGCCCTGATGGCCGAGGGTCGCGCGGTCCGCACCTCGGTGCGCCGCTGGCTGACCGGGCTGCTCACCGACGAGACCGAGCGCGACCTGGTCGAGCCGCACCTCGTGCCGCTCGCGGACGTGACGATGCACCTCGCGATCGAGGTCGCCGACTACGTCGACTTCTACGCCTCCCTCGACCACGCCTCCAACGTCGGCCGGATCTTCCGCCCCGACCAGGAGCCGTTGCTTCCCAACTGGCGGCACCTGCCCGTCGGCTACCACGGGCGCTCCGGCACCGTCGTCGCCTCGGGCACCCCCGTGGTCCGGCCGTGCGGGCAGCGGAAGGCCCCGACCGAGGACACCCCCACCTACGGCCCCAGCCGCCGCCTCGACATCGAGGCCGAGCTCGGCTTCGTCGTCGGCACGCCGACGGCCATGGGCGACCGGGTGGAGGTCGACGCGTTCGCCGACCACGTCTTCGGGGTCGTCGGGCTCAATGACTGGTCCGCGCGCGACATCCAGGCCTGGGAGTACGTCCCGCTCGGGCCGTTCCTGGGCAAGTCCTTCGCGACCTCGATCAGCCAGTGGGTGACGCCCGTCGAGGCGCTGGACGCCGCCTGGGTCGACCTGCCCGGCCAGGACCCGCGGCCGCTGGACTACCTGTCCCCCGACACCGCGCGCGGGCTGGACATCGACGTCGAGATCGAGCTCAACGGCGAGGTGGTCAGCCGCCCGCCGTACCGCTCGATGTACTGGTCCCCGGCGCAGATGCTGGCTCACATCACGGTCAACGGCGCCTCGCTGCGCACCGGCGACCTCTACGGCTCGGGCACGATCAGCGGCCCCGACCGCGACCAGCGCGGCTCCTTCCTCGAGCTGAGCTGGGGCGGGACCGAGCCGTTCGCCGGAGGCCACACGTTCCTCGAGGACGGCGACGAGGTCGTGCTCCGCTACACCGCCCCCGGCACGTCCGGCGGCCGGATCGCGCTGGGCGAGGTCACCGGGCGGATCGAACCCGCCCGGTAG
- a CDS encoding ZIP family metal transporter, producing MWMALFWGAFSSASLYVGQALAKPLGHRTRAVGLLMGFGAGTLLSAVAYQLVPQESLRHGIAPVLGFVGGAAAYYLGDLLIDSRGGEHRQRIKPSSEQADEGSGAAMFLGALLDGIPEAFILGLTLALGGSLSLAFLAAIFVSNVPQGLAGTTSLEASGTTQQRIFWMWTGLTAACGIASLLGNALAGHLTGIAAPAEAFAGGAVLMMLADSMTPEAHQHGGRAVGLFTVAGFLVAGALSVVQ from the coding sequence ATGTGGATGGCCCTGTTCTGGGGCGCGTTCTCGTCGGCATCGCTCTATGTCGGCCAGGCCCTCGCGAAGCCGCTCGGACACCGGACCCGGGCCGTGGGCCTCCTGATGGGCTTCGGCGCGGGCACGCTGCTGAGTGCGGTCGCCTACCAGCTCGTCCCGCAGGAGAGCCTGCGGCACGGGATCGCCCCGGTGCTCGGGTTCGTCGGCGGCGCAGCGGCGTACTACCTCGGCGACCTGCTGATCGACTCCCGCGGGGGCGAGCACCGGCAGCGCATCAAGCCGTCGTCCGAGCAGGCCGACGAGGGCAGCGGCGCGGCGATGTTCCTCGGGGCGCTCCTCGACGGCATCCCCGAGGCCTTCATCCTCGGCCTGACGCTCGCGCTGGGCGGGTCGCTGAGCCTGGCCTTCCTCGCGGCGATCTTCGTCTCCAACGTGCCTCAGGGCCTGGCCGGCACGACCAGCCTCGAGGCGTCCGGCACCACGCAGCAACGGATCTTCTGGATGTGGACGGGGCTCACCGCCGCCTGCGGGATCGCGTCGCTGCTCGGGAACGCGCTGGCCGGGCACCTGACCGGCATCGCCGCCCCGGCCGAGGCCTTCGCCGGCGGCGCCGTCCTCATGATGCTCGCCGACTCGATGACCCCGGAGGCGCACCAGCACGGTGGCCGGGCCGTCGGCCTGTTCACCGTCGCGGGGTTCCTGGTGGCGGGGGCGCTCAGCGTCGTCCAGTGA